One Portunus trituberculatus isolate SZX2019 chromosome 22, ASM1759143v1, whole genome shotgun sequence genomic window, caacagcagcagcagcagaaccaGTAGTAGGGTTAGTAGCagaaacagaagtagtagtagtagcaacaatagcagtaccagtagcagtaacagtagtagtagtagtagtaggaatagtagtagcagcagcagcagtattaataTTAAGAGTAAccgtcacaacacaacacactaacGCCTGCTTGCTTTCATCTTCACCAAGAAACAAAAAACGAAaggtaacaataaaaacaggaagataCCGAACACAGCCTGGCCGACCTCACCCACGACAACACACGCGACATACGgacacactccaacacacccCGATCTCGTCACTGCAAGACCGGAATGTGGGTCGTGTGAAATCGGGCACTTGTCTTGATCGGGAGGCCTTTGAGAGAGCGACGCTGGAGGCACGTTGAGAGAgggtgtgggggagagagagagtgagagggagatagttagaggaagggagagggacaaaAGGAATTCTGCGAGACTGacgaagggaggggagaagtggAATGACATGTCACGCTCACATCTACTAAAGGAAacaaacgcacacaaacacacacgcaatgTAAGAACACATACcaaacacacaggcacacacacgttcacccactcacgcacacacaatcCCCTAAGGCAGTCAATTGGCTTTTCGATCCTTTCAGTGCTTCTCCGCCACTATAACAATGGTACCGTTCTATTGCTTCCCTCCTTGACTCTGCTGTACCCTCTGCATCTGTCAAGGGAAGGTAATCATTTGAATAAGAagcatatatatagaaaaattgaACTATAGCACATGACAGGCATCTCAGTAAGCATTCTTTATAcacatattttcttgtttatcctaGAAACTTATGGAAGCGAaaattgtcctctctctctctctctctctctctctctctctctctctctctctctctctctctctctctctctctctctctaactgtctCTTGCAGCTGGTACTCTCACATCCACTCTCATTTTTctcgacacacacacgtaccttgaCATCAGTGACGCTTCTTATACAACTCCACCGAAAAGTGACTGCATTACGctattcctccgcctcctcttttgcccaggaaagaaaaacattacacattactttattcactaccaccacctgctgaCCTAACGTAACATATCGTAAGCATCAAAAACGTTATTGCAGTATTAGTACATGCTTACATCTTTATATTTTAGCTTCACcgatttcctttctccttttcagtgttttctctcctcctcttcttaatcctCTGCCTCGTCCTCTTTATCTTAGCTTTCCATCATACTcggtttacatttttttctgcaagAGGGACAGTGACCACGGGCATCAAACAAGCGAAATAAAAGGCAGAAAGGTCAAAAGGATCATCCAAAGCCGGAAGATAAGTTACCTGTCAACGAAACAAGACAGCACCTGTACCTGACATCCCCACACCTTCCaaccttcacacctgcaccgtTTCACCTCACCTGCACCTGTACCCAACGTGACCAGGAACACACAGGAAGCATCTCAGACTTCTATCTTCCTTTAGCTGATTTGGTTTGGAGCGTAAGTCAGCGGCAAGGTCAGACGAAAGAGgatctcactctctcacccttcgcttactcactcactcacccgctCACTCGCGCATCACTGAGGTAAAACACAGGATTGTTGCCAGAACTGAAAGCTGCTGTAACGGACGAGAGCGTGGGAGCAACAACATTCCACTAAAAATACGTTATCCTTTTATTGTCACGTTTGTGTTTTCTTAACGTTCACAACACGGGAAGGTATAGTCACCgcggaagaaacaaaagagacagGATAAGTTGAGTTTGAATATTATAACGGCTTGTGTGGACAGAAAAATGCGTAGAGAGAATAAGTCAAGTAAATTTCAGGTTGTGTTGGAGTAAACTTATACACTGCATCGatgcaaagaaaaatggaatagtTAAATGTGTCTCTTTTCAGCTAAAGATTGTGAAAATGCCCGAAATACGTATCGTAATAGTTTCCATACACAGAAAAGCGCATAGGTATAATGAGCAAATATTGTCAAAATGTTCATAATAGtttgcataagaaaaaaaaatatacgtaaaTTTTGCCTTTtctaaatcaagaaaaatgaaacaatcTAGAAAGGGTGCAAGAAAACTGTAATAATTTGTACaaacgtaaaaataaaaagaataaatatttgTTTCACCTTTCTAACCAAAAGAACAATACGAAACCTACTAAATACGTAATAAAATTTAAATCTCAGGTCATTTTGAATTTTGCATTGAACAAAATGTCTGgtctaacaaaacaaaaatacgtGAATTTAAATTATTGAAGGTTTagcggggaaaaaaaagtatgtggcAGTGAGTAGGCAGAAGGTGAGCCTGTCAGCGCCCGCGTGACCTCTCCGGCTTATGGGTGAAAATAGAAAGCTTTATAAATAACTCAGTGATGTCATTGCAGGGGCGCATTGTGCAGTAAAAATATtcgaatacataaataaacaggtaagtaaatgaaaaaaagtccaatgagagagagagagagagagagagagagagagagagagagagagagagagagagagagagagagagagagagagagagagagagagagagagagagagagtgagataatGTATCCTTTCACTGTCCAATGCATGTAGtttcaaaaatatgaaaattgaaaacagtttatatcagaagaagaagaagaagaagaagaagaagaagaagaagaagaagaagaagaagaagaagaagaagaagaagaagaagaagaagaagaagaagaagaagaagaagaagaagaagaagaagaagaagaagaagaaaaaagagagagagagagagagagagagagagagagagagagagagagagagagagagagagagagagagagagagagagagagagagagagagagagagagagagagagagagagacagacagacagacagacagacagagagagagagagagagagagagagagagagagagagagagagagagagagagagagagagagagagagagagagagagagagagagagagagagagagagagagagagagagagagagagagagagagagagagagagagagagagagagagagagagaacctttaaACAACAACGCAGCATTACATTCGCCAACTCTGCAGGAAATAACGCAACACTTTACCAGTTTCTTTATTCATGCGTGTACAGTTACTATGATGAAACCCAAGAATGaccaagaagaaataaaacacgtAGAATGAAGGACGAAATGAAGAGAcaagtaagaaaatgagaatgtaATGAAGTCCTCTAGATAGGGCAGGAACAACACAGTAAGGTTTGTTGGCTTATATTCCAGAGCGTGTATATACAGTGGTGGCTCGGTCTTGACTGCCTCGAAAACGTATCCACTCCACCTTAACAGTGCGTAATAACCCTGCGGCACCTAGTAACAACCATGTAACTGGTGCTCGCAAATACCCCACAATAAGTATCATTCAACTGTATAACATCCCTTCACCTTAGTTAAAGTTATCCATAGTTACATCAAAACCCTAATTAACAATTTTATTAAGTATACCCATATCTATTAGGCTTAACAGAAATTCTCGACGAGCGTCGTAACAGCGGTCTTGGTAACTGGTCCTCCTGGGCAAGCCTTGGTGGCTCATGTTGGCGACTGGATTGTGAAGACTGTTCGGTAGCCGATGGAGAGTTATCCACAGCGGGCTCAGTAACACCCCGGGTTGTTTCTTTATCTGAATCTCCGGGTTCCCTTGATTCTCCAGTTCGTTGTCGGACAGAAGTCTCAGATGGAGTCTGTTCAGGCAGCGACGAAGTGTGTTCTGTCGGAGATAAAGAAGTGTCCGTGTCTGAAGGAGTCTGTGGCGGCAACCAATTCCTTACGACGGCCGATCCTTCGGAAGTTCTACGTCGAATATGGTCAGTGTGTCTTCGGAATTCTCTCCCATCGTCCAGTCTCACATTACACGAGCAACCAGCACATCCCACCACTACTGCGGGCATCCATTTCGCTCCTCCTGTTGTCTTTGGCATCGCAAACACATAGACCAGATCACCCTCAACAAACGACTTCGAGCAGGCGTGCCGATCGTATTGTTCCTTTTGTCTCCACTGGTAAcgctccaccctctctctccggTAGTCCTTCCTCAGATGATCCAACGGCGTTGTCATTGGGCGACCAAACATCAATTCTGCCGGGCTTACCCCGGTCACGCTGTGAGGGCTAGACCTGTAATTGAAGAGGAAGCGTGAGACTCTTGTATCCAGACTGCCCCCTTCTTGCTTCCTCAAGCCCTGTTTGAAGGTTTGTACAGCCCGCTCCACCAGACCGTTACTTTTCGGAGACCACGGAGGGGATGTGATGTGCTTGATGCCATTAGCGTTGCAGAAACCTTGGAACTCGGGGCAAACAAAGCAACTTGCGTTATCACTAACTACTGTATCGGGGATACCAAAACTAGAGAATGATTTTCTAAGCTTCTCAATCGTTATGtttgcagaagaggaagaggttttgTGTACCTCCAGCCACTTACTGTGCGCATCCACTAAAAGCAGCCACAACTGTCCTTCCACAGGCCCACAGTAGTCTAAATGCAGGCGACTCCAAGGACGTTGGGGCCAACCCCAAGGCCGAAGGTCACTAGGTGGATCCTTTGGTCTCTGCTCCTGGCAAACTCTGCAGTTCCCGACCATACTCTCCACGGCATGATCCAGCCCCGGCCACCAAAAATAAGCCCTGGCTCTGCTTTTCATCTTCGATGCTCCAAAATGTCCTTCATGTAGCTCCTTTAAGACGTCATCTCTGCCCTGCGGAGGAATTACTATCCTGCTTCCCCAAAACAAACATCCATCTTGCACACTTAACTCACACTCCCTGTTCTTGTAGGTAGCGATGTCAGGTGGATAGCCAGAAAGATCCCGAGGCCAACCGTCACGCACAAACCTCAGCACAGAAGACAGCACAGGATCTCGATGAGTCCACTCCCGGACCTGAACTTGAGAAACAGGTCCCGAAGCCATCAGTTCCATCATGTGCAGCATCTCAGCAGGAATTGGCACCGTTCGGGGCATAGCTGCAAGTGGTAAACGACTCAGTGCATCACAATGGCTATGTAATCTGGCGGGAGAGTACAACAGTTTGTATTTGTAAGCAGCCATCAACAGAGCCCAACGAAGCACTCTAGGAGAGGCCACCGACGGAATAAGTTTCTCTTCACCAAAAAGTCCAAGCAAGGGCTTGTGGTCAGTTTTAATAGTGAATGGTCGGCCATACAGATAGTAATGGAACTTCTTAACTCCAGTAACAATACTCAGGCCTTCCCGGTCTGTCTGGGAATAGCGCCGTTCCGCTTCGTGTAGAGTCCGGGAATAAAATGCAACAGGTCGTTCTAGTCCTTTCTCGTCAACCTGGGAAAGAACACAGCCAACACCATAAGGGCTGGCATCACAGGCTAGTACAGTATCCAATTTGACATTAAAATGTGCCAGACAAGGAGGAGACAGTATTACTTCCTTTGCCTTTAAGAaagcctcctcctgctctttaccCCAGACCCAAGGCTGTCTATCCCGAAGGAGAAGGTACAAAGGTGAGAGAATGGTTGCAATATTATCCAAAAACTTACTGTAATAGTTTAAAAGGCCCAGCCAAGCCCTCAGGGACTTCTTATCCTCAGGTGGCGGAGCATCCAATATCGCCTTGGTCTTCTCATCAGTTGGTTCTATACCACGCTCACTTATGTTGTGTCCCAAATAAGTAACTTGAGACAGTCGAAGTTggcatttcttcttatttaggCGCAGACCAGCATGGCACATCCGTCGAAGAACCTCTTTCAGTAAAGTATCGTGCTCTTCTTGATTTTTAcctcccaccaccacgtcaTCCAGGAACACTGTTACCTGAGGCAATCCAGCAAGCAAGGTTGACAATATTTTTTGGAAGATAGCTACTGCAGAATGGATACCAAAAGCTAATCTTTTATACCTTTTCAGACCTCTGGGAGTATTAACAACGACATACTTCTGGGATTCTTTGTCTAATTCTATCTGGTTGTAAGCATGGCTCATGTCTAATTTACTAAAGACACAACATCCCGAGAGTGAAGCGAATAATTCTTCCACTCGAGGAAGCGGATACTGTTCCAACGCAGCAGCCTTGTTTACGGTCAGTTTGAAATCACCACATAATCGCACGTCCCCTGAGGGCTTAGGGACAACAACAAGAGGGGCTGCCCACTCACTAAACTTCACAGATTCTATAACACCCTCGTTTTCCAACCGAGTTAGTTCCTTGTCCACTTTGTCTTGGAGTGAGAGCGGTATCGGACGAGCCTTGAAGAAGCGTGGCCTTACATCCTTGTCGATGAATAAATGGGCCTTCCCACCAATGAAGCATCCAAGTTCTTCATTAAACACATTACTGTAGTCCTCGCCTTTCTCAGTAATTTGTAGAGTTTCACCACACAACAAGGCGGTCCAATTCATCTTGGTTTCCTTCAGCCAATTTCGACCAATTAAGCCTTTTCCATGGCCTCTAACGATAACTAGCGGTAATTTCCTAGTCACCTTACCCTGGCAAGCGACGTCCACATCAGCCACTCCGAGTACCTTGATCTTCTCTCCTGTGTAGGTTCGAAACACACGATCCGAAACTCCAAGAGGAAAATGCTGGCCACAAAGTTCACGGAAGAGTGTTTCGCCCATAACAGAACATGAAGCTCCAGTGTCAACCTCCATGTGAGTGTCCCGTCCCTGAAGCTTCACGGCCAATAGTAGAGGTGGGTGAAACTCCGACCCAGCACCAGCCTGAGTGACGTTAAACAAGCTGTACACCTCATCTGTTTCACCATCAGTTCCAGCGTCATGGGAAGGCTCGGCCACCGCGGTTGTTCCAGAACCCTCTACAACAGACACTGTACCGGCCTTATGTGCCGCTCTAGTATGACCCACTTTGTTACATTCGAAGCACCGCCGAAGTTTAAATGGACAATTTACGTTGCTGTGTCTGTCACTTAGGCATCTGAAGCACTTCGAGAACTGTTTCGGCCGGTCACTGTAATGTTTCACTCTATTCCTCGGTCGAGGCGTTTCGCTTTGCCCCACCCAGCTCACCGCTGGTGGCTGCTCAGTAGTCAGAAGTGGCGCACTAAACTGCTTCAGTTCATGAGTATTACACGCAGCAGTTTCCAAGGCCACCGCAAGATTCACTGCCTTGTCGAGAGTCAAGTCTGCCTCAGCCAGTAATCTGCTCTGAATGGCTtcatcatccacaccacacacgaGACGGTCACGAATCATTTCGTTTAACATGGCACCGTACTGACAGTTGCCAGATAACATTCGAAGCCTTGCAACATAATCCCTCACTGACTCCGTCCCAGATTTTCTACAACTGTTGAACCGGAAACGCGCCACAATACTAGAAGGCTTCGGGTCGTAGTGGTTCTGAAGCGTCTCTAACAACTCTTGCAGCACTATGTCCTTAGGCTTACGAGGACTACACAGAGAACGTAAAGTGCCGTACGTAGCCTCCCCGACAGAAGACAAGAACACAGCTCTCTGAACGTCGGCGTCCTCGATCTTGTTAGCCAGAAAGTACTGCTCCAGCCGCTCACAATACTCGCCCCACGCCGCCCTGTTGGCTTCGGAGAACTCGCCCAGGTGCCCAAAGTGCGGCATCGCAAAATAGGGATCGGAAAATCCTCGTCGCCAGTGTAATAAAGTCCTCTAGATAGGGCAGGAACAACACAGTAAGGTTTGTTGGCTTATATTCCAGAGCGTGTATATACAGTGGTGGCTCGGTCTTGACTGCCTCGAAAACGTATCCACTCCACCTTAACAGTGCGTAATAACCCTGCGGCACCTAGTAACAACCATGTAACTGGTGCTCGCAAATACCCCACAATAAGTATCATTCAACTGTATAACATAACATACAGAACTagtgggaaaaaaggaaacatttataAACCAACATACATTATTCACCAAATGTCTAAAAAAATGGTACGCAAATTACAACCCACTATATTAACACTCTAACACAAGTACACCACCGCATTATACAGTAGCTTGAGGCATTAAACATTATACAGAGCCTTGCCTACATCAGAGCAACAAGTGGGTGGAAATGTTGAGCCTCGTGATGTTAAGCCACATTAATGAATCGACAGCACTCAGTCAAATTTTGCCAGTCACATCAACGCCAATTCCTGTGTTTTTGGCTTTCAATGCAtgttctagtgagagagagagagagagagagagagagagagagagagagagagagagagagagagagagagagagagagagagagagagagaaggagagggaggggcagggagtGCGGGAGAGTGGGACAAAGGCACAAAGAGATAGACTAgccagat contains:
- the LOC123507560 gene encoding uncharacterized protein K02A2.6-like; its protein translation is MPHFGHLGEFSEANRAAWGEYCERLEQYFLANKIEDADVQRAVFLSSVGEATYGTLRSLCSPRKPKDIVLQELLETLQNHYDPKPSSIVARFRFNSCRKSGTESVRDYVARLRMLSGNCQYGAMLNEMIRDRLVCGVDDEAIQSRLLAEADLTLDKAVNLAVALETAACNTHELKQFSAPLLTTEQPPAVSWVGQSETPRPRNRVKHYSDRPKQFSKCFRCLSDRHSNVNCPFKLRRCFECNKVGHTRAAHKAGTVSVVEGSGTTAVAEPSHDAGTDGETDEVYSLFNVTQAGAGSEFHPPLLLAVKLQGRDTHMEVDTGASCSVMGETLFRELCGQHFPLGVSDRVFRTYTGEKIKVLGVADVDVACQGKVTRKLPLVIVRGHGKGLIGRNWLKETKMNWTALLCGETLQITEKGEDYSNVFNEELGCFIGGKAHLFIDKDVRPRFFKARPIPLSLQDKVDKELTRLENEGVIESVKFSEWAAPLVVVPKPSGDVRLCGDFKLTVNKAAALEQYPLPRVEELFASLSGCCVFSKLDMSHAYNQIELDKESQKYVVVNTPRGLKRYKRLAFGIHSAVAIFQKILSTLLAGLPQVTVFLDDVVVGGKNQEEHDTLLKEVLRRMCHAGLRLNKKKCQLRLSQVTYLGHNISERGIEPTDEKTKAILDAPPPEDKKSLRAWLGLLNYYSKFLDNIATILSPLYLLLRDRQPWVWGKEQEEAFLKAKEVILSPPCLAHFNVKLDTVLACDASPYGVGCVLSQVDEKGLERPVAFYSRTLHEAERRYSQTDREGLSIVTGVKKFHYYLYGRPFTIKTDHKPLLGLFGEEKLIPSVASPRVLRWALLMAAYKYKLLYSPARLHSHCDALSRLPLAAMPRTVPIPAEMLHMMELMASGPVSQVQVREWTHRDPVLSSVLRFVRDGWPRDLSGYPPDIATYKNRECELSVQDGCLFWGSRIVIPPQGRDDVLKELHEGHFGASKMKSRARAYFWWPGLDHAVESMVGNCRVCQEQRPKDPPSDLRPWGWPQRPWSRLHLDYCGPVEGQLWLLLVDAHSLALTA